Below is a window of Synchiropus splendidus isolate RoL2022-P1 chromosome 9, RoL_Sspl_1.0, whole genome shotgun sequence DNA.
TAAAGATAATAGATGACGCTGATTTGCGGGAGTAAATCAATAAAAGCCAGCTTAATCCCTTGCATTCATTAACTATGACCGATTCGTTGCTTGGAGCTTTTGGGGAGGTCTGTTACCTAGCATGCTGAAGAACTGTTCAGAACtgagacattgtttttttttaactctcacGGAGAAAGTGCACCAGATGCGGCATAGTGTTGTGTAAAGCACGATATTTTGGTCTGaaatgacaatgttattttaagGAGAGAGTGGGTAAGGGTCAGCGTGAGAGAGTGGTTGGTTTATAACAAAGTTAATTCTATAAGTGCATGACTTCAGCTGTAAACCGTTAAAGAATGGGTCTCCAATAAGAGGAATTCATTTATCTCTCCATATCATGCATTGTATTCAATTGCGTTGACTGAGTCAGAAATGAGAAGTTTGGTTGTGATAATTCAGCCTGCAATAAACAGCAGCTCCTTCCTAGAACATGCTTCTTTGGGTGTCTTGGCTCAGTGTGTGACTGGTGACTTGCTTTTTGTATTGCAGACATTACATCGTTCTGACGGCCAGTGCTTCGACAGAAGAAAACCATCTGGAGTGGTGAGTGATGGGGAGATAAAATGGTCCTTTATTGCATGTTTAGGAAAGAATGGTAGTTTGCAAGTGCACTTTTGTCACGTGAACACTTCACATACTGTATGGTGGATAATACAGTATTAAGGATTCTCTTAATCTTGAATCACCTTCTCTGCTTGACCAGTCACAATGAAGATTAGACCTGGATTAACCTGCATGACTCCGCATAAAGATGAGGCGGCGCAAAACTGCGACTTTGCAGCTGCAGTAGCTCTTAtttgccactagatggcattaAAAGTTTTCTTTATGAGACTAGAAATGGCCCACATTAAATACACAGGTTCATGGAGGCAGAAACCATAGCTCAGTGTCAAATGTTGCGTTCCTTCAATCAGCTTTTGCAAACAGGGTCCAGGGTGGGAACCATCAGCAATGATGGTAACTTTTCCTCTGATTCCTCAGGATTGGTCTGGTGGAGTCAAAGATCCGTGTGTTGGTGGGAAACCTGGAGAGAAATGAGTACATTACATTGGCTCACGTCAACCCCCAGTCCTTCCCAGGGTCCAAAGAGAACCGCAATGAGtgagtcttgttttttttccttcagtgtcACTCCATGAATGGTGACAAACCctttttgttattgtgtctgGAAACATTGGGTCAATCCCTTTCTTCTCTGGCTCCAGGAACGACTTTGTGTCCATGTGGTTCATCGGAATCATCTTCAAGAAAGTGGAGAACGCAGAGAGCGTGAACATTGACCTGACATACGACATCCAGTCCTTCACTGACACAGGTGAGTCTTGGTTTCTTGGTTAACGTGTTTTCAACTAGGTTGCTGTGTCTCTACTTATTTCTAAAAAGCTGATCGAAATGTGTTTGTTGAACATGTGCTCTGGTCTCTGCAGTGTACAGACAAGCCAACAACATCAACATGCTGAAGGACGGGATGAAGATCGAAGCCACGCACGtcaagaagaagcagctccaTCAGTATCTTCCTGCTGAGCTGGTGCAGAAGAAGAAGCGGGTCAGTACTCCCAACATATCACACGTGGCCCGTCTGTCTTTCATGCTTCTGAGTCTCTGCCGTACTCCTCTGCAGAGCATCGCAGAGTTGAACCGCAGCTCCAACGGAGGCAGCTCCAAGAGGCTCTCCCTGGACAGCAGTCACCTGGACAGCTCCCGGGACACAGACTCGGGGACCCCCTTCAGTTCCCCAGCCTGCAAGCCGATCAAACCCGCGTCCGACACCGACGATGGGTACGAGCTCTTCATCTTTGACTCATTCTCTGACTCCAAACAGAACTCTAACACTTCCTCGTCCTGCAGCGTCAGTCCACCCAAGCAGCTGTTTGTGGAAAGCTCACCTGTGTCCAGCACTACTCCCCCACCAGCTGCTGACCAGGGCATGTCCATTCCTGTCATCGGTTCAAGTGAGTTTGTCCGCCATCATCTCTTGAACTTGTCAGACTCATGTTAAACTCTCGTGCTGTTCCTTTTCCCGCCACAGAACCAGCAGTCAAACCAAAGCCTGCCTCTCCTCCAGCCAGCAGCGCGGCCAGCATGGCGCTAGGTGCCGGCGCAAAGCCCAACGCGGCCAGCAGCCCGAAAGACGAGGCCAACGGCCTGGAGGAGTCCTCCAGCGAAACTCCAGTCAAGAGGCAACCCTCGCTGACAGAAGAGGACGCCGTGGCCAGCAGGCCGAGCGACACAGAGGTGGGACGAGTGTCCTCGTTCATGGCTCAGATCAAAGCCTTTGAGCTACTTTTAACATGTTCGTCCACTGGACGGCCGGAACCTTTACGGTTCATTCGAGTCTGCTAAGTTACTGTGACTGCACCGTCTGTCACCTGACCACAAGCACATGATTGTAAGCTGTGTAACCGCTAGATGGTGCTATGGAGCTGAGAAGTCTTGGACTCCGTTCTATTTATTTCATCACCGTTTTTATGATTAAAGATGATTTAAAGTGTCTGTTTCTTCTTTATAGAATGTCTGACTTTCCTGTGAAGCACTTTTCCTGTACACTttgttgcactttttttttcctggccgatttaatttaattaaaatctTGAAACCCGCTGACGTTTGACTTATTTTGGAGCTCAAgagaatgtgttgctgtgtttctgTGCCAGTCAAGACGCGAGTGGCAGGCTGCTCTTGAGTGTAGCTGCCGggatgtttttaaataaacactgtGCTTCTGCTGCAGATGGTGTCCAGCGACGAGGCCACGTTTAAGGAGCCGTTCCCACCGTGCTCGGACTCTCACCCGTACTCAGACGGTTCTGTACGTGTGGGTTCTTGATGCTCTGACTAATCTGATGTGTTTCAACAAAGTCACAACGTCTGTCTTCTCTGATTTCACCGTTAGACTCTCACCTCGGAATCAAAGGCCAAGCCCATTCCAACCATTGATACCTCAAGATCTCAGGTAGATTTCACTctctggtctgtgtgtgtgtgactaaaGTTCCGGTGAACTCAGCCCTGCCTTGTCACCGCAGAGACTTCCCAGCATGGAGCTGCCAGACGCACCTTCGCCACTTCCCGCCAACAGCAGCTGCAGGGTGGTGAAGAATTCCATCAAACTCGCCCTCAACCGCCACAAGTGAGTGGAGAAGCTTGTCGTCCGTGCTGTTGAACTGAGGTTTGATTGAGTGCTTGCTTTACAGCGTCACACCTCCAAAGCCCCCAGTGTTTGAGGGCACCCTGACCACCGACGCTCCTCCTGCCAGTGAAGAGAAGGGCATGTCCATTCCGGTCATCGGCTCCAGTGAGTGCATTGACAAACTCTGGGCTTCTCCTTTGGTGCAGCAGAGATGTTAGCGCGTCTTCACCTTTGATCCGCAGAACACATAACATCCAAACACATGGCGCCCCCTGTCGGTAGCTCCATCCCGACCCTGGTGAGCCGAGGAGCCGACCCTTTGAACGGCGCAGCCACGAAGAGATCTCTGTCGCcccctgtggaggagcaggccaAGCGGCTAAAGGAGACGGAAAAGGCCAGAATTCACATAGCTTGAGCCCCCGGCCCAGGACTGGACCCCGAAACATACTGAGGCGACGCCCCGGCGTCCTGAGAGAAGTTGTAATCCTGGTGTTGAGGTGGGTCAATGTGACGCAGCGGGCTGGACACCTCCAGCAGGTTTGTTAGAAAACGAGCCGTTTCAGTCGAGTCGCCCGCGCAGGCCCCGGTCGTCCGGGCAGCGCCAACACGAGCGTCACGGAGACCCCGGAactaagcagcagcagcagcagccgtttGTTTTCTACTTCTTTCTCAGTGTTGCGAAACACACAAGACAGACTGAACGTCGTTCTCTTTCATTTAGAGTTTTAAAAAGAGCCCAGATTCTTTATTGTCCTGCTACACTCACTCGccagttttctttcttcctcgACACAGACCTGTACAGTAAATGTGGATGTACATAGTTTTGTTtcgtctttaaaaaaaaagatcactgtTAATTCTTTTGATCCTTCTATTGTAGTTTTATCtaaaaagtattaaaaaaaaagcttaaaaatgtaattctttTTTCGCCATTGATTCGCTCCTTTGATGTTACAGCCCAGAACATGCTGTTCAAGCGGGTTGAAACTTCAAGGGGCGACCAACATTCGCGATGTTACGATTTGTCAGCCCAGTTTGAAACATCTGTATCAGTTTGTGGATTTAAAATGGTTTTATGGTCAGTTTTCTGTGGCAAGGCTCGACTCCCAACACTGCCTCTGGTGTCAGAGGGAGCCGTCACAAACTGTGAAGCAGGAacagatctgtgtgtgtgagacggtggCGACGACCGAAGCAGAACCCTCACGCTCGTCTCGGTGCCTCCTGTGGAGGTTCCCCCGACGTCTGCGGGCGGAGAAACCGCTTCACCTCAGCGGCCGAGCATGCCTTCCAACATCAAAGACACGGCCACATCTTGGAAaactagaaaacaaaaaatcatcATACATCCTTTGGGGTTTTCttatcactttatttatatgCTTATTTGTACCATATgaccttttttaaatttctagCAGAAGTAGGTCTTTTTGCAAATCGGCACGGACTCAGTTTTTCTTTGCTGTTCACAAACATTTACCAGAAGATCGTCTAGATGTTTGTTTCTAAAATGTATCGAAAAGGGTATTTTTGTATGTGTTATCACTTCATTTAAACAGATCGGTTCATCCATTAAACCCCTCAAACTGACCTGGCGTctgctgtttttcattcaaCCG
It encodes the following:
- the papolg gene encoding poly(A) polymerase gamma isoform X2, with product MKEMSSTMPSGPQPPKHYGITSAISLAPPRDIDHQYTKKLCDAMKPFGVFEDEEELNHRLAVLGKLNNFVKEWIAEISEVKNLPPSAISCVGGKIFTFGSYRLGVHTKGADIDALCVAPRHIERSDFFQSFFEKLKQLEEIKDLRAVEDAFVPVIKFKFDGIEIDLLFARLALQSIPDNLDLRGDSILRNLDIRCIRSLNGCRVTDEILYLVPNKENFRLTLRAIKLWAKRRGIYSNMLGFLGGVSWAMLVARTCQLYPNAVAATLVHKFFLVFSKWEWPNPVLLKQPEDSNLNLPVWDPRVNMADRFHLMPIITPAYPQQNSTYNVSTSTRTIMSEEFKYGLSVTDEILQGKAEWPKLFEPPHFFQKYKHYIVLTASASTEENHLEWIGLVESKIRVLVGNLERNEYITLAHVNPQSFPGSKENRNENDFVSMWFIGIIFKKVENAESVNIDLTYDIQSFTDTVYRQANNINMLKDGMKIEATHVKKKQLHQYLPAELVQKKKRSIAELNRSSNGGSSKRLSLDSSHLDSSRDTDSGTPFSSPACKPIKPASDTDDGVSPPKQLFVESSPVSSTTPPPAADQGMSIPVIGSKPAVKPKPASPPASSAASMALGAGAKPNAASSPKDEANGLEESSSETPVKRQPSLTEEDAVASRPSDTEMVSSDEATFKEPFPPCSDSHPYSDGSTLTSESKAKPIPTIDTSRSQRLPSMELPDAPSPLPANSSCRVVKNSIKLALNRHNVTPPKPPVFEGTLTTDAPPASEEKGMSIPVIGSKHITSKHMAPPVGSSIPTLVSRGADPLNGAATKRSLSPPVEEQAKRLKETEKARIHIA
- the papolg gene encoding poly(A) polymerase gamma isoform X1 gives rise to the protein MTVMNERRVKVLCAVGRVPTSLGSRGFSTMPSGPQPPKHYGITSAISLAPPRDIDHQYTKKLCDAMKPFGVFEDEEELNHRLAVLGKLNNFVKEWIAEISEVKNLPPSAISCVGGKIFTFGSYRLGVHTKGADIDALCVAPRHIERSDFFQSFFEKLKQLEEIKDLRAVEDAFVPVIKFKFDGIEIDLLFARLALQSIPDNLDLRGDSILRNLDIRCIRSLNGCRVTDEILYLVPNKENFRLTLRAIKLWAKRRGIYSNMLGFLGGVSWAMLVARTCQLYPNAVAATLVHKFFLVFSKWEWPNPVLLKQPEDSNLNLPVWDPRVNMADRFHLMPIITPAYPQQNSTYNVSTSTRTIMSEEFKYGLSVTDEILQGKAEWPKLFEPPHFFQKYKHYIVLTASASTEENHLEWIGLVESKIRVLVGNLERNEYITLAHVNPQSFPGSKENRNENDFVSMWFIGIIFKKVENAESVNIDLTYDIQSFTDTVYRQANNINMLKDGMKIEATHVKKKQLHQYLPAELVQKKKRSIAELNRSSNGGSSKRLSLDSSHLDSSRDTDSGTPFSSPACKPIKPASDTDDGVSPPKQLFVESSPVSSTTPPPAADQGMSIPVIGSKPAVKPKPASPPASSAASMALGAGAKPNAASSPKDEANGLEESSSETPVKRQPSLTEEDAVASRPSDTEMVSSDEATFKEPFPPCSDSHPYSDGSTLTSESKAKPIPTIDTSRSQRLPSMELPDAPSPLPANSSCRVVKNSIKLALNRHNVTPPKPPVFEGTLTTDAPPASEEKGMSIPVIGSKHITSKHMAPPVGSSIPTLVSRGADPLNGAATKRSLSPPVEEQAKRLKETEKARIHIA